A single window of Actinoallomurus bryophytorum DNA harbors:
- the hutU gene encoding urocanate hydratase — protein MGPRPVRAPRGTTLSAKGWPQEAALRMLMNNLDPEVAEHPDELIVYGGSGRAARSWDAFDAMVRALRDLEADETLMVQSGKPVGVFRTHEWAPRVLIANSNLVPQWATWEEFRRLESLGLTMFGQMTAGSWIYIGTQGILQGTYETFAAVAAKRFGGTLAGTITLTAGLGGMGGAQPLAVTMNGGVAICVECDPSRIDRRVEHGYCDVRADSVEEALRLAQEAKEGRRPLSIGLLGNAADIVPELLAAGAPIDIVTDQTSAHDPQMYLPRGMDFEDMAAARAKDPEGFVTRARESMATHVEAMVGFQGAGAEVFDYGNSIRGEAQTAGYTRAFDFPGFVPAYIRPLFCEGRGPFRWAALSGDPKDIARTDKAILDLFPENEPLARWIKLAGEKVHFQGLPARICWLGYGERDRAGLEFNKLVETGEISAPIVIGRDHLDSGSVASPYRETEGMADGSDAIADWPLLNALINASSGASWVSIHHGGGVGIGRSIHAGQVSVADGTPLAAQKLERVLTNDPGMGVIRHVDAGYDRADEVAAERGVRVPMREA, from the coding sequence ATGGGTCCCCGTCCCGTACGCGCACCGCGCGGCACGACACTGAGCGCCAAGGGCTGGCCGCAGGAGGCCGCCCTGCGGATGCTCATGAACAACCTCGACCCCGAGGTCGCCGAGCACCCCGACGAACTCATCGTGTACGGCGGCTCGGGCCGCGCCGCACGGTCGTGGGACGCCTTCGACGCGATGGTCCGCGCACTGCGCGACCTGGAGGCCGACGAGACGCTCATGGTCCAATCCGGCAAACCGGTCGGCGTCTTCCGTACGCACGAGTGGGCGCCGCGGGTGCTCATCGCCAACTCCAACCTTGTGCCGCAGTGGGCGACCTGGGAGGAGTTCCGGCGCCTTGAGTCGCTCGGGCTGACCATGTTCGGGCAGATGACCGCCGGCTCCTGGATCTACATCGGGACGCAGGGCATCCTGCAGGGCACCTACGAGACGTTCGCGGCGGTGGCCGCCAAGAGGTTCGGCGGCACCCTCGCCGGCACGATCACGCTCACCGCCGGGCTCGGCGGCATGGGCGGCGCCCAGCCGCTCGCGGTGACCATGAACGGCGGCGTGGCGATCTGCGTCGAGTGCGACCCTTCGCGCATCGACCGCCGGGTCGAGCACGGCTACTGCGACGTGCGCGCCGACAGCGTCGAGGAGGCGCTGCGGCTCGCCCAGGAGGCCAAGGAGGGGCGCCGGCCCCTGTCGATCGGCCTGCTCGGCAACGCCGCCGACATCGTGCCCGAGCTGCTCGCGGCCGGCGCACCGATCGACATCGTGACCGACCAGACGTCGGCGCACGACCCGCAGATGTACCTGCCGCGCGGCATGGACTTCGAGGACATGGCCGCGGCGCGCGCCAAGGACCCCGAGGGGTTCGTGACGCGGGCACGGGAGTCCATGGCCACGCACGTCGAGGCGATGGTCGGCTTCCAGGGCGCCGGCGCGGAGGTCTTCGACTACGGCAACTCGATCCGCGGCGAGGCGCAGACCGCGGGCTACACGCGCGCGTTCGACTTCCCCGGGTTCGTGCCCGCCTACATCCGGCCGCTGTTCTGCGAGGGCAGGGGGCCGTTCCGCTGGGCGGCGCTGTCCGGCGACCCGAAGGACATCGCCCGTACGGACAAGGCGATCCTGGACCTGTTCCCCGAGAACGAGCCGCTGGCCCGCTGGATCAAGCTCGCGGGCGAGAAGGTCCACTTCCAGGGGCTGCCCGCGCGGATCTGCTGGCTCGGCTACGGCGAGCGCGACCGGGCCGGGCTGGAGTTCAACAAGCTGGTGGAGACCGGCGAGATCTCGGCTCCGATCGTGATCGGCCGCGACCACCTCGACTCGGGCAGCGTCGCGTCGCCGTACCGCGAGACCGAGGGCATGGCCGACGGCTCGGACGCGATCGCGGACTGGCCGCTGCTCAACGCGCTCATCAACGCCTCTTCGGGGGCCTCGTGGGTGTCGATCCACCACGGCGGCGGCGTCGGCATCGGCCGTTCGATCCACGCGGGCCAGGTCTCGGTGGCGGACGGCACGCCGCTCGCGGCGCAGAAACTGGAGCGGGTCCTGACCAACGACCCGGGCATGGGCGTCATCCGCCACGTCGACGCCGGTTACGACCGTGCCGACGAGGTGGCCGCCGAGCGTGGTGTGCGCGTCCCCATGCGCGAGGCCTGA